The following are encoded together in the Pseudoalteromonas shioyasakiensis genome:
- a CDS encoding cryptochrome/deoxyribodipyrimidine photo-lyase family protein — protein sequence MAGSKKQKVNLVWFKRDLRLSDHQPLASAIASELPCLLIYNFEPLVLEDPHYSFRHWRFVAQSLKDINQQLEKYNAGIAIYNLEMITLLETLSEDFDIAGVYSHEEIGLYNTFERDKQVKRWLNNKAIPWHETPLGGVKRARPKQFDWQTHWHGVMNQRLVTPNWQAFNAVQPHNYQAATCVDDFLKHDPQFQYGGPHAARACLQSFIEERAKNYQSGISSPSKSRDSCSRLSPYLAWGNLSLRQVYQTLRYYLPKQPKSWRRSLHAFESRLHWHCHFMQKFETQCSMEFAPQNAGYKHYPYRNDEHVAEHLKRFEQGQTGIPIIDACMRCLAATGYINFRMRAMLVSFMTHHMNIHWQSVSFILSRYFLDFEPGIHYPQIQMQASVTGTNTIRLYNPIKQSEDKDSDGIFIKTWCPELKSLPIEDLHQPWQQPPMEALFNNFKLSEDYPEPMVDIEHAAKQARERLWSFRERDDVKRGTKAVLNKHVISLKRQRHGS from the coding sequence ATGGCAGGCTCAAAAAAACAAAAAGTAAATCTTGTTTGGTTTAAACGTGACCTACGACTATCTGATCATCAGCCACTTGCCAGTGCAATTGCATCAGAGCTGCCTTGCTTACTTATTTACAACTTTGAGCCACTGGTACTCGAAGACCCCCATTACAGCTTTAGGCACTGGCGTTTTGTTGCTCAGTCACTTAAAGACATCAACCAACAGCTCGAAAAATATAACGCTGGAATCGCCATTTATAATTTAGAAATGATTACCTTGTTAGAAACCCTTAGTGAAGATTTTGATATTGCAGGGGTTTATAGTCATGAAGAAATAGGTCTTTACAATACCTTTGAGCGAGATAAACAGGTCAAACGCTGGCTAAACAACAAAGCAATTCCATGGCACGAAACGCCACTTGGAGGTGTAAAACGAGCGCGACCAAAACAGTTTGATTGGCAAACACATTGGCATGGTGTGATGAACCAACGTCTTGTAACGCCAAATTGGCAAGCCTTTAATGCAGTGCAGCCTCATAATTACCAAGCAGCAACCTGTGTTGATGATTTTCTTAAGCACGACCCGCAGTTTCAATATGGCGGCCCTCATGCAGCCAGAGCTTGCCTTCAGAGCTTTATAGAAGAACGTGCGAAAAACTACCAAAGCGGTATTTCAAGCCCATCAAAAAGCAGAGACTCATGCTCAAGGCTCTCTCCATATTTAGCGTGGGGAAATTTAAGCCTAAGGCAGGTTTATCAAACATTAAGATACTATCTACCAAAACAACCTAAAAGTTGGCGACGTTCATTGCATGCATTTGAGTCACGATTACATTGGCATTGCCATTTTATGCAAAAATTCGAAACTCAATGCAGCATGGAGTTTGCACCACAAAATGCGGGCTATAAGCACTACCCTTATCGTAATGATGAACATGTTGCTGAGCACCTAAAGCGCTTTGAGCAAGGTCAAACAGGTATTCCCATTATTGATGCGTGCATGCGCTGCCTAGCAGCAACGGGTTACATTAACTTTCGAATGCGCGCTATGTTAGTCAGTTTTATGACTCATCATATGAACATTCATTGGCAATCCGTCAGCTTTATTTTATCGCGTTATTTTTTAGATTTTGAGCCGGGTATTCACTACCCACAAATCCAAATGCAAGCATCTGTCACAGGAACCAACACGATTCGTTTGTATAACCCAATAAAGCAATCTGAAGATAAAGACTCAGATGGTATATTTATAAAAACATGGTGCCCTGAACTTAAAAGCCTACCCATCGAAGATCTCCACCAGCCATGGCAACAGCCGCCAATGGAGGCCTTGTTTAATAACTTTAAACTTAGCGAAGACTACCCTGAGCCCATGGTCGATATAGAACACGCAGCAAAGCAGGCACGTGAGCGATTATGGTCATTTCGAGAACGTGATGATGTAAAACGTGGCACAAAAGCCGTACTGAATAAGCATGTGATAAGCCTTAAAAGACAACGCCATGGCTCATAA
- a CDS encoding FMN-dependent NADH-azoreductase — MKKVLVLNSSLNGEQGNSTKLSQQFVEQLANNQQISVTTRDLSDNAIAHLTQTEMAAWMTDANERSDEQKALAAISDDLIAELNDNDLIVIGMPMYNFGIPSTFKAWIDRIARAGITFKYTEQGAVGLIKDKKVVILAARGGVYQGTDTDTQTTYLKGVLGFVGMTDVNFIYAEGLAMPGAEQSLETAQNEINAFAAAL; from the coding sequence ATGAAAAAAGTACTTGTGTTAAATTCATCTTTAAATGGTGAACAAGGTAATTCAACCAAACTTAGCCAACAATTTGTTGAGCAGCTTGCTAACAACCAACAAATTTCAGTAACAACTCGCGATTTAAGCGACAATGCGATTGCTCACTTAACGCAGACAGAAATGGCTGCTTGGATGACTGATGCAAACGAACGCAGCGATGAGCAAAAAGCACTTGCTGCAATTTCTGACGATTTAATTGCTGAACTTAACGATAACGACCTGATTGTTATTGGTATGCCAATGTACAACTTTGGTATTCCATCAACATTTAAAGCTTGGATTGATCGTATTGCTCGTGCTGGTATTACATTTAAATACACAGAGCAAGGCGCTGTAGGTTTAATTAAAGACAAAAAAGTAGTGATACTTGCTGCGCGTGGTGGTGTATATCAAGGCACCGACACGGATACCCAAACTACATACTTAAAAGGTGTACTTGGTTTTGTGGGTATGACTGACGTTAACTTTATTTATGCAGAGGGCCTTGCGATGCCGGGCGCGGAGCAAAGCTTAGAAACAGCACAAAACGAAATCAATGCTTTTGCTGCAGCACTTTAA
- a CDS encoding S9 family peptidase, translating into MKYLLLTLFAVLSLMPRAAENTQLPVESFASLRAFSQVKFSPSGEYISFIRNVNGELVLMVYNRKTKEADSIIRSDNHTIFFDWYEWANDEVLLLGARYIQRQFGGPKYTSTRLYAYNINGDGKAKLAIKPNFNRDERQPQFGDQVISFLTDKKDKILVQGDFDVANAPGVYELDLSTLRKKKIQRSRSKVIDWTADRQGNVRIALKMDEDEFEYILYDEDRDNRKTLFKYKAFSPDVVTVLGFDKDPNILYFKALKDGYDALYKMDLTTMKKELVFSDDNYDFDGHIFYSSLTGEVAGFTHSQLDEGIRYWDEDLNKLYTGLRAVLPKDKFDIDIIDTSKEQRQYVVYVSGEQIPGTYMLGDRDSNELTAFASAFPDVDETVFSGKKKISYKARDGLTIEGYLTLPVGYKEGDKLPTIVFPHGGPMARDYAGFDYWTALLAYNGYAVLQPNFRGSSGYGHEFEMAAVQGFGKEMQDDLQDAANWLVEEGIANKDKICIGGASYGGYAALMAVVKHPETFKCAASFAGVTDLERIVSKARYFTNKEIVRKQFGTDGDKLEKVSPVNFAKQINRPVLLVHGSDDNVVPVYHSREMDDELKDEGKDVTYIELKDGDHYLSHQPYRIKTLKAFLEFFDKNLKN; encoded by the coding sequence ATGAAGTACTTACTGCTTACTCTTTTTGCAGTGCTGAGCTTAATGCCCCGTGCTGCTGAAAACACGCAACTCCCTGTTGAATCATTTGCCTCTTTACGCGCTTTTAGCCAAGTAAAATTTTCGCCTAGTGGCGAATATATATCGTTTATTCGAAATGTGAATGGTGAGTTGGTTTTAATGGTTTATAACCGTAAAACTAAAGAAGCCGATTCTATTATTCGCTCAGATAATCACACTATTTTCTTCGATTGGTATGAGTGGGCTAATGATGAAGTACTGCTTCTAGGTGCGCGCTACATTCAACGTCAATTTGGCGGCCCTAAATATACCTCTACGCGTTTATATGCATACAACATAAATGGTGATGGTAAGGCAAAACTAGCTATAAAGCCTAACTTTAATCGTGATGAACGCCAACCGCAATTTGGTGATCAGGTCATCAGCTTTTTAACCGATAAAAAAGATAAAATCTTAGTTCAAGGTGACTTTGATGTTGCCAATGCCCCTGGCGTGTATGAACTTGATTTAAGTACACTTCGTAAGAAAAAAATTCAGCGCTCACGTAGTAAAGTTATTGATTGGACAGCAGATCGCCAAGGTAATGTGCGTATTGCCCTAAAAATGGATGAAGACGAATTTGAATATATTCTTTATGACGAAGATCGAGATAACCGTAAAACGTTATTCAAATATAAAGCATTTAGCCCTGATGTAGTGACTGTTTTGGGCTTCGATAAAGACCCTAATATTCTTTACTTCAAAGCTCTTAAAGATGGCTATGATGCGCTTTATAAAATGGACCTAACGACCATGAAAAAAGAGTTAGTGTTCAGCGATGATAACTATGACTTCGATGGTCATATATTCTATTCATCTCTTACAGGTGAAGTAGCAGGGTTTACGCACTCTCAATTAGATGAGGGGATCCGTTACTGGGATGAGGATTTAAATAAGCTCTATACAGGTTTGCGCGCTGTTTTACCTAAAGATAAATTTGATATTGATATTATTGATACCAGTAAAGAACAGCGTCAATATGTGGTTTACGTTTCAGGTGAGCAAATCCCTGGTACCTATATGTTGGGTGACCGGGATTCTAACGAATTAACTGCATTTGCCTCGGCATTTCCAGATGTTGATGAAACTGTTTTCAGCGGTAAAAAGAAAATTAGTTATAAAGCCCGTGATGGCTTAACTATTGAAGGGTATTTAACTCTACCTGTGGGTTACAAAGAAGGTGATAAGTTACCAACTATAGTGTTCCCTCATGGCGGGCCAATGGCTCGTGATTACGCTGGCTTTGACTATTGGACTGCGTTACTTGCTTATAATGGTTATGCAGTACTGCAACCAAACTTCCGTGGTTCAAGTGGCTATGGGCATGAATTTGAGATGGCTGCAGTTCAAGGCTTTGGTAAAGAAATGCAAGATGATTTGCAAGATGCGGCGAATTGGCTTGTTGAAGAAGGTATCGCTAATAAAGATAAAATTTGTATTGGCGGGGCAAGTTATGGTGGCTATGCCGCATTAATGGCAGTGGTTAAACACCCTGAAACATTCAAATGTGCAGCAAGTTTTGCTGGCGTTACTGATCTTGAGCGCATTGTTAGTAAGGCGCGTTATTTTACTAATAAAGAAATTGTGCGTAAGCAGTTTGGGACTGATGGCGACAAACTAGAAAAAGTGTCGCCTGTTAATTTTGCAAAGCAAATTAATCGTCCGGTGCTATTGGTTCATGGCTCTGATGATAACGTGGTGCCTGTTTATCACAGCCGTGAAATGGATGATGAACTTAAAGACGAAGGCAAAGATGTTACTTACATTGAGCTCAAAGACGGCGACCATTACTTATCGCACCAGCCATATAGAATTAAAACGTTGAAAGCGTTTTTAGAGTTCTTTGATAAGAACTTGAAAAACTAG
- a CDS encoding EF-hand domain-containing protein gives MKQLSALSVLAISLLATAPACFARDHQGGPPQRPDFASIDIDGNGAIDFTEFSEQPMPEDMLQTIFNDMDADQNGEVTEDEFNNHKPPKRKENQR, from the coding sequence ATGAAGCAATTATCTGCACTTTCTGTTTTAGCTATTTCGTTGTTAGCCACAGCGCCCGCTTGCTTTGCTCGCGACCATCAAGGCGGTCCACCCCAGCGACCTGACTTTGCATCGATTGATATTGATGGCAATGGGGCGATTGATTTTACTGAGTTTAGTGAACAGCCTATGCCTGAAGATATGCTGCAAACCATTTTTAATGACATGGATGCTGATCAAAATGGTGAAGTAACTGAAGACGAGTTCAACAACCATAAACCACCAAAACGTAAGGAAAATCAACGATGA